From the genome of Mastomys coucha isolate ucsf_1 unplaced genomic scaffold, UCSF_Mcou_1 pScaffold6, whole genome shotgun sequence, one region includes:
- the Fez2 gene encoding fasciculation and elongation protein zeta-2 isoform X3: MAADGDWQDFYEFQEPAGNVQDQENCNASPEAGAGAHAGGDSFPALASSLEEKLSLCFRPTSDAEPPRAAVRPITECSLLQGDEIWNALTDNYGNVMPVDWKSSHTRTLHLLTLNLSEKAMSDGLLFDTSDEEELREQLDMHSIIVSCVNEEPLFTADQVIEEIEEMMQESPDPEDDETPTQSDRLSMLSQEIQTLKRSSMSSYEERVKRLSVSELNELLEEIETAIKEYSEELVQQLALRDELEFEKEVENSFISALIEVQNKQKEHKETAKKKKKLKNGSSQNGRNERSHMPGTILLTGT; encoded by the exons ATGGCGGCGGACGGCGACTGgcaggatttctatgagttccaggagCCGGCCGGGAATGTCCAGGACCAGGAGAACTGTAACGCGAGCCCGGAGGCTGGAGCGGGGGCACACGCGGGCGGCGACAGCTTCCCGGCGCTGGCTTCAAGCCTGGAGGAGAAGCTGAGCCTGTGCTTCCGCCCCACGTCGGATGCCGAGCCCCCGCGGGCTGCCGTGCGGCCCATCACGGAGTGCAGCCTCCTGCAAGGGGACGA gATTTGGAATGCCCTGACAGATAATTATGGGAATGTCATGCCTGTAGACTGGAAGTCATCCCATACAAGGACCTTACATTTGCTTACTCTGAACCTCTCAGAGAAAGCG ATGAGCGATGGCTTGCTCTTTGATACTTCAgatgaggaggagctgagggagcaGTTGGATATGCATTCAATCATTGTCTCCTGTGTCAACGAGGAGCCTCTCTTCACTGCAGACCAG GTTattgaagaaattgaagagatgATGCAGGAGTCACCAGACCCAGAAGACGATGAGACCCCCACACAGTCAGACCGGCTTTCCATGCTCTCCCAGGAGATTCAAACTCTTAAGAGGTCTAGCATGAGCAGCTATGAAGAGC GAGTAAAAAGGCTGTCAGTGTCTGAGCTAAACGAACTGCTGGAAGAAATTGAGACCGCCATTAAGGAGTACTCTGAGGAGCTGGTGCAGCAGTTGGCCCTGAGAGATGAACTGGAGTttgagaaggaagtagaaaacaGCTTTATTTCTGCTCTGATTGAGGTGCAGAACAAGCAGAAAGAACACAAAGAGACagccaagaaaaagaagaagctcaaaaatggcagctctcagaaTGGGAGGAATGAGAGAAGTCACATGCCAGGCACA atactTTTGACTGGCACCTGA